The following nucleotide sequence is from Gymnodinialimonas phycosphaerae.
AATCGCGCGCCTGCACAAGGAGATCGGGGCCACGATGATCTACGTGACACACGACCAGGTCGAAGCGATGACGCTGGCCGACAAGATCGTTGTGCTGCGTGCAGGCTATATCGAACAGGTCGGCGCACCATTGGACCTCTATAACGATCCGGACAACAAATTCGTGGCGGGCTTCATCGGCTCGCCCGCGATGAATTTCTTCGATGGCGTGAACGCGGGCGGCTTGATCACTGTGTCTGCCCTTGGCGGCGCGGAATTTGCAGCGCCTTTGTCGATGGTCGGCGACGGCCCCGTGACCGTAGGCGTGCGTCCCAACAAGGTAACGCTGTCCGAGGGCGATACCCACCGCGTAGACTTGTCCGAGCGGTTGGGCGGCGTGAGCTATCACTACGTCTCTGCCGCCGACGGGTCCAGGATCGTCGTCGAGGCCCATGACCAGGAAGCTCCACCGCCCGGCACGCCCACGGGAATCGCGTTCGACGTCGCCGATGCCTATTTCTTCGACACAAAGTCGGAAGCGCGGTTGCGCTAGCGATCCTCTGCCGCGCGCACTTGCGCGGGCAGATCATAGCCTCGCAGGGACGCCAGTTTGTCACACCGGCGCGCGACAATGGCGGCGTCACGATGCGACAGGACCGTCTTCCATTGGTTTTTTTCGCGCCGGGCGTCGGACGCTTCCCACAGGCCTTCGGAGCACGGCACCTGAGCGAATTCCATCAAATCCGAGAGGGTGCCGGGCACGTTGTCCAGAATATCCTCGTAGCGGACTTCGATCATCCGCCGAGGCGCTGACTTTGCGATCGCGTCCCAGATCGTCACGGCTTCCAACCAGCAGTTGATCGCGCCATGCAGGTCAGGGATCAGAACTTGGCGGCCCAATTGCAAGCTGGCCACCACGTTGAGGGGGTTGCGCACCAGATGCACGATGCGGGCGCGCGGAAACTCGGACAGGATCATCGGGAGTCCGTAGATGTTCTGAGGTGTCTTGTCGAACCAGCGAAATGGTTCGGACACGCCCTTGGCGGCGGCGAACGCGCTGATGTAGCGCCGTTGCAGATGCACCTTCGACGGGCTGCGTTTCAAGATAAGGTCGAAGACATCTTGGGTTACGCCATCCATTTCCCGGTGCTTGCGCAACAGTCGATTGTGGACATGCGGCGCCATTCCGCCGGGCGAGCGGAAGGCTTCCGACCAGCGCAGAAAATGCGTCTCTTCCGGGCAGATGAAATCAGGCACGCGCCGCAGCATGTCCCGCAACCACGTGCTTCCGGATCGCATCGACCCGACGATGAACAGAGGCATCTTGTCCGAGGCCAGCGGCGGGAGCGTTGCGGTCATTCTGCGGCTTCCTTCGAGGCAATGCGCATGCGCAGCGTTTCGATCAGACGCGCGGTGCAGGTCTCCTTGGGCTCCAACGGCACGGCAAAGCCGTTGGCTGCCGCCGCCAGCGCGTCACCTTGCGCACCAAGGGCGAACCCCGCCACGGGCAGGCCCGTTCCCAGCGCCTCATGGGTGGTGAACGAGAACGTCTCGGGCCAGATCGCGGGCACCAGCCAACCGGCCACGCCATAGTACTCTGCGAGATCTGCGATCTCTTCTCGTGCGTACGCCCCATGGAGCGTGACGTTACGCGGCAGCGGAATCGTGCTGTCTGCGTTACCGATCACAACGAAAGACTGCTCGGGGGAGTTCAGGGCAATCTCTCGCAACACCCAAGCGCCCTTCTGGTGATTGATGTTGCCCAACACGGCGATGCAGCCTGCATGGGTCGGGTGGGCCATGCGCACGGGCGTCGGCAAGCTATGAGGCCGCACCTTGATAGGCGCGTCAGGGTAGGCCTGCGCAAACAGCGCGGCGGAGGAAGCGGAGAACGCCGTCACCTCATCGGCAGTGGCGATAAGCGCGCCCCAAGCCGCGCGCCACTCGGCCAATGAGGCCGTTGTGCCATCGGGGCGAAGCACGGTGTGCGTCGGGTCCGTGTTGTCGAGGTCTGGCGTGCCGTTGAATTCGCCCTGCTCCAGCAACGTGTAGGATGGCGAGACGGAATAGAAGTCATGCAAATGCAAGGCGATGGTATCGCCCGCGCCCTCGCGGCGCAGGGCCATCAGAGACCCGGGCAAGGTGATCGGGTCCAGATCACCGACACCGCAGGAATAGATCAGCTCAAGGGCAGGCACCGGCTTCAGAAGCCGCGCGACCGTCTCAAGATCATCGGTCTGCCCTGCCATCAGTTGCCCATCGACTTGCACATCGACCTGCCACCGGCGCGGGCCACCAACCCGCAGGATTACAGCGACACCGCGTTTTTCGATCTCCATCTGCATGGCGATCTCGGACCCGCCGCCGAGTGTATGAGCCAGATAGACTGGCAGTCGCCCGCCTTCGGCCTTCGCTGCCCGGCACGCGGCCAGAACGATCCCCAGCGCAAGGCGTGGCGTGGCCAGCGGGTCCTCAGCAATGAATCGCTGCACATTGGCGTCGAACACAGGATAACGTTTTGAGATCAGAGCGTTGGATTTTCGCATCTGGCGCGACTTCTCTTCCGAGCCAAAGCTTTGGCCGCCGATATGCTCTACAAACAGTCGAGGCTGGCAAAGGTGCCGTGCGCCAAGCGCCTTGGTCTTCTGGCTCCAGTCGACTTCCTCGCCGTAACCGCGTCCGAAGGCGGGATCGAGGCGCGGCACCTTTGCCAGCCAACTTCGCGCCATCGCCATGCAGAAACCGACGCCCGTGGGCACATCGGGACATGTCTCGCCACCCAGCGCGGCGGCGGCGCGGTCGATCACGTCACCGTCGCCTTCGCCCAAGCTGATCCCTGGCCCCATGGTCGGGACCGACAGAACCTCTGCCGCGTTCGACATCGGCGTGACCGAAGCCACGCTGGGGTCGCTAAGCGGGGCGGTCAGGCCGCTGGCCCAGCCGTCCGGCACCATGGCGTCGG
It contains:
- a CDS encoding ABC transporter ATP-binding protein — protein: MSGLQLTDVIKRYGKTQVIHGIDLTIEDGKFCVFVGPSGCGKSTLLRMVAGLEETTEGTIDIGGRDVTRADPAARGVAMVFQTYALYPHMTVAENMGFGLKMNGYPKAEIAEKVAEASRILKLDDYLARKPKTLSGGQRQRVAIGRAIVRGPEVFLFDEPLSNLDAELRVEMRVEIARLHKEIGATMIYVTHDQVEAMTLADKIVVLRAGYIEQVGAPLDLYNDPDNKFVAGFIGSPAMNFFDGVNAGGLITVSALGGAEFAAPLSMVGDGPVTVGVRPNKVTLSEGDTHRVDLSERLGGVSYHYVSAADGSRIVVEAHDQEAPPPGTPTGIAFDVADAYFFDTKSEARLR
- a CDS encoding glycosyltransferase produces the protein MLRRLQALYLRYAAVHEDRLRGVALGRIGRRIGQVEQVVRRDDRVQITGWANADRIRVTWPDGEVVMIPDIYRGDVAAQIGIRPDSGFEGAVPAGARPLTLHVEGPGGVFSVPLPHPAEPAPASAHRRLRRAFLRDLARAMPALIRYRRTPSQQTKTAVKRDLGLEVVARGHLIDPSWFSARRAPMVATAEITIVLPIYNALPYLQKCLARVEAHTDLPWHLIAVDDGSTDPELAPWLTTWAAARPGKVTHLPQARNLGFIGAVNVGLEAAEARGGNGPVVLLNTDAMVPDGWASGLTAPLSDPSVASVTPMSNAAEVLSVPTMGPGISLGEGDGDVIDRAAAALGGETCPDVPTGVGFCMAMARSWLAKVPRLDPAFGRGYGEEVDWSQKTKALGARHLCQPRLFVEHIGGQSFGSEEKSRQMRKSNALISKRYPVFDANVQRFIAEDPLATPRLALGIVLAACRAAKAEGGRLPVYLAHTLGGGSEIAMQMEIEKRGVAVILRVGGPRRWQVDVQVDGQLMAGQTDDLETVARLLKPVPALELIYSCGVGDLDPITLPGSLMALRREGAGDTIALHLHDFYSVSPSYTLLEQGEFNGTPDLDNTDPTHTVLRPDGTTASLAEWRAAWGALIATADEVTAFSASSAALFAQAYPDAPIKVRPHSLPTPVRMAHPTHAGCIAVLGNINHQKGAWVLREIALNSPEQSFVVIGNADSTIPLPRNVTLHGAYAREEIADLAEYYGVAGWLVPAIWPETFSFTTHEALGTGLPVAGFALGAQGDALAAAANGFAVPLEPKETCTARLIETLRMRIASKEAAE
- a CDS encoding sulfotransferase family protein, whose protein sequence is MTATLPPLASDKMPLFIVGSMRSGSTWLRDMLRRVPDFICPEETHFLRWSEAFRSPGGMAPHVHNRLLRKHREMDGVTQDVFDLILKRSPSKVHLQRRYISAFAAAKGVSEPFRWFDKTPQNIYGLPMILSEFPRARIVHLVRNPLNVVASLQLGRQVLIPDLHGAINCWLEAVTIWDAIAKSAPRRMIEVRYEDILDNVPGTLSDLMEFAQVPCSEGLWEASDARREKNQWKTVLSHRDAAIVARRCDKLASLRGYDLPAQVRAAEDR